A single region of the Triticum dicoccoides isolate Atlit2015 ecotype Zavitan chromosome 2B, WEW_v2.0, whole genome shotgun sequence genome encodes:
- the LOC119363024 gene encoding uncharacterized protein LOC119363024, with protein MRPVGTAASMAREDRPEFVRWSEEFLSQERGSRVVHYYLEDAEGVSHLAVVGTERSLRHMLYVVSEDFHGPQGSGGADGGQGMFARKWRSRREVVDWLESFLPAKTLTSTFSKFGPRMGNDVGLDGYSETDSYVCHNLGTTCSTDIMWSGPFWTCSKQLQHYQAFCRNGTTISIHSFALVMSEEENRYLAYLEDMYEDKKGLKKVKVRWFHQNQEFACAIPPPAPHPCEVFITSYSQVISVECVDDIATVLTPEHYEKCGDTLPNSSLAGIRFCFRQYSKNKFKHFDLRTLRGYFNQAAVLSLKVSPEQEKDGSDVIRIVRHCSPGKTKSSKQFERLYSKCLGTKICRSPQADSIPSYQKPSNKQSPVRHLSVKFIGPQSQPMPTYNVGDKIEVLSQDSGIVGCWFRCTVLRPCTSHDKLKIQYDDLENADDCGKLEERVRASILALPDKLGLRCPGRLRIRPRPQQKTLVDDTALLPGTAVDVWQFNGWWEGVLVSTDAGSSDGLQIYFPGENSFRVCQLNDIRISRDWIKSRWIHIERKPDVLLRIPSVGVQTRQLDNMTSTGRLGSNSALSDQELAVVQANSSRDKQTGVSMQTDVSLIDKASASIDDEKQTILGKRYAEHDCNGEETGAAKQTEASLTETASAAAEIEKQTMSGKRLRDGTAEQNCNGQMFSLTDKGSASVEDDEKQTVLVKRVRYDDAEQDCNGEQTGAATQTEVSLTHTASAAAEDEKRTILGKRPRDDAAEQNCNGEVFCSTDKGSTSIDDDEQTLLARGPREGDADQHCNNEVLSLTDKAATSVEDEKETILGKRPRDDGAEQQCNDEVFSLTVKASPPIEDEKQRVLGKRHRGDDDEQDCDGEVGVDLDVSKP; from the exons ATGCGTCCTGTTGGTACCGCGGCAAGCATGGCGAGGGAGGACCGACCGGAGTTCGTGAGGTGGAGCGAGGAGTTCCTCTCGCAGGAGAGGGGCAGCCGCGTCGTGCATTATTACTTGGAAGACGCCGAGGGCGTGTCTCACTTGGCAGTCGTGGGCACGGAGCGGAGCCTGCGCCACATGCTCTACGTCGTGTCAGAGGATTTCCACGGGCCGCAGGGATCCGGTGGTGCTGATGGTGGGCAGGGGATGTTTGCGCGCAAGTGGCGGTCACGCCGTGAGGTGGTGGATTGGCTCGAGTCCTTCCTTCCGGCGAAGACCCTCACCTCAA CTTTTTCAAAATTTGGACCTCGTATGGGCAATGATGTTGGATTAGATGGATACAGCGAAACTGATAGCTATGTGTGTCACAATCTG GGTACAACTTGCAGTACAGACATTATGTGGTCTGGTCCATTCTGGACTTGTAGCAAGCAGCTTCAGCACTATCAAGCCTTTTGTCGTAATGGAACCACAATATCT ATCCACTCTTTTGCACTTGTCATGTCTGAGGAGGAAAACCGTTATCTTGCATACTTGGAGGATATGTATGAAGATAAGAAGGGACTCAAGAAAGTTAAAGTGCGATGGTTTCATCAAAACCAGGAATTTGCTTGTGCCATACCTCCTCCTGCTCCTCATCCTTGTGAAGTTTTCATCACCTCTTATTCTCAAGTAATCAGTGTTGAGTGTGTCGATGATATTGCTACTGTTTTAACCCCAGAGCATTATGAAAAATGTGGGGACACTTTGCCAAATAGTTCATTGGCGGGGATCCGTTTCTGCTTTCGTCAGTACAGCAAAAATAAATTTAAGCATTTTGACTTGAGAACATTGCGTGGATATTTTAATCAAGCTGCTGTCCTATCCTTGAAAGTTTCACCTGAACAAGAAAAGGATGGTTCTGATGTCATAAGGATAGTCAGACATTGTTCACCTGGGAAGACCAAGTCTTCAAAGCAGTTCGAGAGGCTTTATTCGAAATGTTTGGGTACCAAAATCTGCCGAAGCCCACAAGCAGATTCCATACCATCTTATCAGAAGCCAAGTAATAAACAATCTCCTGTAAGACATCTCTCAGTTAAGTTTATAGGGCCCCAGAGTCAGCCTATGCCAACCTACAACGTTGGTGACAAGATAGAGGTCTTATCTCAAGACAGTGGCATTGTGGGCTGCTGGTTCAGGTGTACAGTTCTGAGGCCATGTACTAGTCATGACAAACTGAAGATTCAATATGATGATCTCGAAAATgctgatgattgtggtaaattggAG GAGCGTGTACGTGCCTCTATATTGGCTCTTCCTGATAAACTTGGACTGAGATGCCCAGGCCGGCTAAGAATTAGGCCACGTCCTCAACAAAAGACTTTGGTCGATGACACTGCTCTTTTACCTGGAACTGCTGTTGATGTCTGGCAATTTAATGGCTGGTGGGAAGGAGTTTTAGTGAGTACAGATGCCGGTTCATCTGATGGCCTGCAAATATATTTCCCAG GTGAAAACTCTTTTCGTGTATGCCAGCTAAATGATATAAGAATTTCAAGAGATTGGATCAAGAGTCGTTGGATACATATAGAAAGGAAGCCAGATGTGTTGTTGAGAATACCTTCGGTTGGTGTCCAAACTAGGCAACTTGATAACATGACATCCACTGGTCGTTTGGGCTCCAATTCTGCACTATCTGATCAAGAGCTTGCAGTTGTGCAAGCAAACTCCAGTCGAGATAAACAGACTGGAGTCAGTATGCAAACTGATGTTAGTTTGATTGACAAGGCCTCTGCTTCTATAGATGATGAGAAGCAAACAATATTAGGGAAGCGATATGCTGAACATGACTGCAATGGGGAAGAAACAGGAGCTGCTAAGCAAACTGAGGCTAGTTTAACTGAGACCGCCTCTGCAGCTGCAGAGATTGAAAAGCAAACGATGTCAGGGAAGCGGCTTAGGGATGGTACTGCAGAACAGAACTGCAATGGGCAAATGTTTAGTTTGACTGATAAGGGCTCTGCTTCTGTAGAGGATGATGAGAAGCAAACAGTGTTAGTGAAGCGAGTGAGGTATGATGACGCTGAACAGGACTGCAATGGGGAACAAACAGGAGCTGCTACGCAAACTGAGGTTAGTTTAACTCACACGGCCTCTGCAGCTGCAGAGGATGAAAAGAGAACGATATTGGGGAAGCGGCCTAGGGACGATGCCGCGGAACAGAACTGCAATGGGGAAGTGTTCTGTTCAACTGATAAGGGCTCTACTTCTATAGATGATGATGAGCAAACATTATTAGCAAGGGGGCCTAGGGAGGGTGATGCTGATCAGCACTGCAATAATGAAGTGTTAAGTTTGACTGATAAGGCAGCTACTTCTGTAGAGGATGAAAAGGAGACAATACTAGGGAAGCGGCCAAGGGATGATGGTGCTGAACAGCAGTGCAACGATGAAGTATTCAGTTTAACTGTCAAGGCTTCTCCTCCTATAGAGGACGAGAAGCAAAGAGTATTAGGGAAGCGACATAGGGGCGACGATGATGAACAAGACTGCGACGGGGAAGTAGGCGTAGACTTAGATGTCAGCAAGCCGTGA